A region of Reichenbachiella carrageenanivorans DNA encodes the following proteins:
- a CDS encoding peroxiredoxin-like family protein produces the protein MKSTGVKFGWILFLFVALWSQHSLAQEAPFQLNPGDKALNFKSVDQNGETFELYEALKKGPVVLMFYRGFWCPHCNKQLSQMEDSLNFITEKGGIVVAVTPEQPESVQKTVDKTGASFKILYDQDLAIMNTYHVAFKLEEAILEKYNNWGIDLAVTNGDNGPNLPVPATYIIGQNKKILYAFFDPDYKKRATVGKILQNL, from the coding sequence ATGAAAAGTACAGGAGTAAAGTTTGGATGGATACTGTTTTTGTTTGTGGCGCTGTGGTCGCAACATAGTCTGGCTCAAGAAGCACCATTTCAACTCAACCCAGGTGATAAAGCGCTAAACTTCAAAAGCGTAGATCAGAATGGAGAAACTTTCGAACTATACGAGGCCCTGAAAAAAGGCCCTGTAGTTTTGATGTTTTATAGGGGGTTTTGGTGTCCACATTGCAACAAACAATTGTCGCAAATGGAGGACTCTCTCAACTTCATTACCGAAAAAGGAGGTATCGTAGTAGCCGTCACTCCAGAGCAACCGGAGAGTGTTCAAAAGACAGTAGACAAAACAGGTGCTTCGTTCAAAATCCTATACGACCAAGACCTGGCCATCATGAATACCTACCATGTAGCATTCAAACTCGAAGAAGCTATCTTGGAAAAATATAATAACTGGGGTATAGATCTAGCCGTGACCAATGGCGACAACGGACCAAATCTTCCCGTGCCTGCCACCTATATCATCGGCCAAAACAAAAAAATATTATACGCTTTCTTCGATCCAGATTATAAGAAGAGGGCAACCGTAGGTAAAATCTTACAGAATTTATAA
- a CDS encoding EF-hand domain-containing protein, translated as MLTPLQIKKLSHFFNILDFDKNGSIESDDFEAIGENLAIIRDIDLDTPDYEVIMGMTKGIWNKLVPYVENEQGTQQQWLQFMTVLLDPKNLDSYKKYLHNFVTTLFKLFDINDDGYISQTEYIDLFIGMRIEVRFAPKAFRNLDTNQDGRLSAEELIKSVDQFMRSDNPNAAGNWLFGGWEESKV; from the coding sequence ATGCTGACACCACTACAAATTAAGAAGCTTTCTCATTTTTTCAACATCCTCGATTTTGATAAAAATGGATCTATCGAATCTGACGATTTCGAAGCTATAGGCGAAAACTTGGCCATCATTCGAGACATCGATCTCGATACCCCAGACTACGAAGTAATCATGGGTATGACCAAAGGCATCTGGAACAAATTAGTACCATATGTGGAGAATGAGCAGGGCACACAGCAACAATGGTTGCAGTTTATGACCGTGCTTCTCGACCCTAAAAACCTTGACTCATACAAAAAATACCTACACAATTTCGTAACAACTCTCTTCAAGTTATTTGACATCAACGATGACGGCTATATTTCACAAACGGAGTATATCGACCTTTTCATTGGTATGAGAATAGAAGTGCGATTTGCCCCTAAGGCATTTAGAAATTTGGATACCAATCAGGACGGTCGCTTGTCTGCTGAGGAATTGATCAAATCAGTGGATCAGTTTATGCGCAGTGACAACCCTAACGCTGCAGGCAACTGGTTATTTGGAGGCTGGGAAGAAAGCAAAGTTTAA
- a CDS encoding DNA-3-methyladenine glycosylase I — protein MNKHKCEWALGHFDAYENYHDQEWGVPCHDDKIHFEFLILESAQAGLSWSTVLKKRAGYQLAFANFEVNQVAQFDESQIATLMINPAIIRNEQKIRAAVNNAQRFLEVQQEFSSFSKYIWSFVGDQPIVGHWATKQDVPATTAESDALSKDLKKRGFKFVGSTTIYAHMQATGLVNDHTTDCYRYQELLR, from the coding sequence ATGAACAAGCATAAATGTGAATGGGCACTAGGCCATTTTGATGCCTACGAAAATTATCACGATCAGGAATGGGGAGTGCCGTGTCACGATGACAAAATTCATTTCGAATTTTTGATTCTCGAAAGTGCACAAGCGGGACTGAGCTGGAGTACGGTACTCAAAAAAAGAGCAGGGTATCAGCTGGCTTTTGCCAATTTTGAGGTGAATCAAGTAGCCCAATTTGATGAGTCTCAAATAGCGACTTTAATGATTAATCCTGCAATCATTCGCAATGAACAAAAGATACGAGCAGCAGTCAACAATGCCCAACGTTTTTTGGAAGTACAGCAAGAGTTTAGTTCGTTTTCAAAATACATTTGGTCATTTGTGGGCGATCAGCCGATCGTGGGTCATTGGGCTACTAAGCAAGATGTACCTGCTACTACTGCCGAATCGGATGCTCTGAGCAAAGACTTAAAAAAAAGAGGGTTCAAATTTGTAGGTAGCACGACCATATATGCCCATATGCAAGCCACGGGATTGGTCAATGATCACACCACGGACTGTTATAGATATCAGGAACTTTTGAGATGA